Proteins from one Bacillus thuringiensis genomic window:
- the sdaAA gene encoding L-serine ammonia-lyase, iron-sulfur-dependent, subunit alpha has product MYMSIKEIVDAANKSHKPIYELAIEQEIKQTKTSYEEVWSKMERNLATMQHAINKSIEGDGVFSPTGLTGGDAVKLKNYRENRKTLSGDLMVLGIQSAIGVNEVNAALGAICATPTAGASGTIPGVLFSIKDTLQLSHEDMIHFLFTSALYGTIVANNACISGAYGGCQAEVGSASAMAAAAAVEAAGGTPQQSSEAFSTALQNLLGLVCDPVAGLVEIPCVKRNAIGATNALAAADIALAGVNNIINADEVIEAMYRVGRQMPRELRETGLGGIAATPTGIAIKNKIFGEKQSNQ; this is encoded by the coding sequence ATGTATATGTCCATAAAAGAAATTGTGGATGCAGCTAATAAAAGCCACAAGCCAATTTATGAATTAGCAATCGAACAGGAAATCAAACAAACTAAAACTTCTTATGAAGAAGTTTGGAGTAAAATGGAACGAAATTTAGCGACTATGCAACATGCAATAAATAAAAGTATCGAAGGCGACGGTGTATTTTCTCCAACCGGGTTAACCGGAGGGGATGCCGTAAAACTTAAAAACTATCGAGAAAATAGGAAAACTCTTTCTGGAGATTTGATGGTGTTAGGGATTCAAAGTGCTATCGGTGTTAATGAAGTAAATGCTGCATTAGGAGCTATTTGTGCAACTCCAACAGCAGGTGCGAGTGGGACGATTCCGGGAGTCCTATTTAGTATTAAAGATACGTTGCAGTTAAGTCATGAAGATATGATTCATTTTCTATTCACTTCAGCGTTATATGGAACGATAGTCGCAAACAATGCTTGTATTTCAGGAGCGTACGGAGGATGTCAAGCTGAAGTAGGAAGTGCCTCAGCGATGGCGGCTGCAGCTGCGGTAGAAGCTGCGGGTGGAACGCCACAGCAATCTTCTGAAGCTTTTTCGACCGCATTACAAAATTTACTCGGTTTAGTTTGTGATCCGGTCGCTGGTTTGGTAGAAATTCCTTGTGTAAAGAGAAACGCTATTGGAGCGACAAATGCTTTAGCAGCAGCAGACATCGCATTAGCCGGCGTAAACAATATCATCAATGCTGACGAAGTTATTGAAGCAATGTATAGGGTTGGAAGACAGATGCCTCGTGAGTTAAGAGAGACAGGTTTAGGCGGAATTGCGGCTACACCTACAGGGATTGCCATTAAAAATAAAATCTTTGGGGAGAAACAATCAAATCAATAA
- the sdaAB gene encoding L-serine ammonia-lyase, iron-sulfur-dependent subunit beta: MNMNVVSIKEKKIVKYKSCFDVIGPIMIGPSSSHTAGALAIGTVANRLFKGLPKKVVVKYYESFAETHKGHGTDFAIIAGILGFAADDSKVPDAIKIAESKGIDITFIEKSGNSPAGHPNTADVYVEDESRSIRTMGISVGGGLIEIKHVEIDGFSLDLQGPLPVVIAISERADFEFVLRRIFKQYDVEINSFHSLEDKTKYLYAFALDSILPGNVQKELGDLGNIANLIIL, encoded by the coding sequence ATGAACATGAATGTAGTATCTATTAAAGAAAAAAAGATTGTTAAATACAAAAGTTGTTTTGATGTGATTGGGCCCATAATGATAGGTCCTTCAAGTTCACATACTGCAGGTGCTTTGGCTATTGGAACAGTTGCTAATAGATTATTTAAAGGTCTTCCCAAAAAAGTTGTGGTAAAGTATTATGAATCATTTGCTGAAACCCATAAAGGTCACGGAACTGATTTTGCAATTATTGCTGGTATATTAGGCTTTGCTGCCGATGACAGCAAAGTGCCAGATGCTATTAAAATAGCAGAGTCTAAGGGAATTGACATTACCTTTATTGAAAAATCGGGTAATAGTCCTGCTGGTCATCCAAATACGGCAGATGTATATGTAGAGGATGAAAGTCGAAGTATTAGAACGATGGGTATTTCGGTTGGTGGTGGGTTGATTGAAATCAAACATGTTGAAATCGATGGATTTAGCTTAGATCTGCAGGGGCCATTGCCAGTTGTTATTGCGATTTCGGAAAGAGCTGACTTTGAATTTGTTTTACGCAGGATCTTTAAACAATATGATGTGGAAATTAACAGCTTTCATAGTTTGGAAGATAAAACAAAATATTTATATGCATTCGCTTTGGATTCGATATTGCCTGGTAATGTTCAGAAGGAATTAGGAGATTTAGGCAATATAGCTAATCTTATTATTCTTTAG
- the fic gene encoding protein adenylyltransferase Fic, whose protein sequence is MTVLENKLGIKNQLELNRVEERLSKMKAKDLYDSGEINHIEVGTFKGLSDIHNYLFEDIYFFAGKIRKVNIAKGNFRFAPVMYLSHSLEHINTMPQTTFDEIVEKYVEMNIAHPFREGNGRATRIWLDLIFKNEIQQVVDWNRIDKEDYLLAMERSPIKDIEIKYLLKNALVDKINSREVFMKGIDISYYYEGYTEYDIEDL, encoded by the coding sequence ATGACCGTGCTAGAAAATAAATTAGGTATCAAAAATCAGTTGGAATTGAATCGAGTGGAAGAACGACTATCAAAAATGAAAGCCAAAGATTTATATGATTCAGGAGAAATAAACCACATAGAAGTTGGCACATTTAAGGGTCTTTCTGACATTCATAATTATCTATTTGAAGATATTTATTTCTTTGCTGGAAAGATTCGAAAGGTTAACATAGCGAAGGGAAACTTTCGATTTGCTCCTGTTATGTATCTAAGCCATTCACTAGAACATATAAACACTATGCCACAAACAACCTTTGATGAAATCGTTGAAAAGTATGTTGAAATGAACATTGCCCATCCTTTTAGAGAAGGAAACGGTAGAGCGACTAGAATATGGTTAGATTTAATCTTTAAGAATGAAATTCAACAGGTGGTTGACTGGAATAGGATTGATAAAGAAGACTATTTACTGGCAATGGAACGCAGCCCGATTAAAGATATTGAAATTAAGTATTTACTCAAAAATGCACTAGTAGATAAAATTAATAGCCGTGAAGTATTCATGAAAGGCATTGATATTAGTTACTATTATGAGGGATATACTGAATATGATATAGAGGATTTATAA
- a CDS encoding Lrp/AsnC family transcriptional regulator, translating to MDQTDLKILSHLQENARLSMVEIGKLVGLSSPSVTERVRRLEEQGVIISYRTIVNPKELKKHITAFVLMEPRDCNKYKKFAMEHPDVVECHRIAGLYSYLTKVVTESVHTLEDYINLCLEYGKPTTLIVLSSPVEHKSLFTESEKS from the coding sequence ATGGATCAAACAGATTTAAAGATTCTTTCACATCTTCAGGAAAATGCACGTTTAAGTATGGTTGAAATAGGAAAGCTGGTAGGTTTGAGTTCCCCTTCTGTTACAGAGCGGGTCAGAAGACTAGAAGAACAGGGTGTCATTATAAGTTATCGTACGATTGTTAATCCGAAAGAATTAAAAAAACATATTACCGCGTTTGTTTTAATGGAACCAAGAGATTGCAACAAATATAAAAAATTTGCAATGGAACATCCAGATGTAGTCGAATGCCATCGTATTGCCGGTTTATACAGTTATCTAACAAAGGTAGTGACAGAATCAGTACATACACTTGAAGACTATATTAATTTGTGCTTAGAGTATGGAAAGCCTACAACCTTAATAGTGCTTTCTTCTCCAGTAGAACATAAATCACTTTTTACAGAGAGTGAAAAATCTTGA
- a CDS encoding APC family permease, producing the protein MTQQSLKRSITWVQGTALTIGAVLGCGILILPSITANSAGPASLLSWVIMSILAFPIVATLARLAKMIPSAGGITAYVQMAFNANTSAILGWIMLGSIPIGVPIIALTGAQYIGYVFPISNAGVIGISALILITSLLLHIKGIELSSKVSVFVICIISLLIIVAVVVSIPYVKLSSFTPFVPNGWSSVGASSVIIFFSFVGWEMITPLAEEFKRPAKDISISLLLGAICISIMYIAISFVTIGTHSYGDKNQIASLSILISKGLGPIGTYITTILAIFISFSAVHANIAGFSRMIYAQAREGHFPSFFAKLHSKFQTPTRVLLVLVGIFSCILIFYGIARPNLEMLLKGPSVIFITSYIFTMLAALKLLKVQDIGWWMAFLSLVICIFVYSFSGWAIFYPVILSFIGGIYILMNKKSSTVINQQLDTLNEK; encoded by the coding sequence TTGACACAACAATCATTGAAACGTTCAATTACTTGGGTACAAGGGACTGCATTAACCATAGGAGCTGTGTTGGGTTGTGGAATTCTTATATTACCCTCAATTACTGCAAATAGCGCTGGACCAGCTTCGCTTTTATCTTGGGTTATCATGTCTATATTAGCTTTTCCCATTGTCGCAACTCTGGCGCGTCTTGCTAAAATGATTCCTAGCGCAGGAGGAATTACAGCTTATGTTCAAATGGCATTTAATGCAAATACGAGTGCCATCCTAGGGTGGATTATGTTAGGATCTATTCCTATTGGAGTACCTATTATCGCTTTAACAGGTGCCCAATATATTGGCTATGTTTTTCCAATAAGTAATGCAGGAGTTATTGGCATCTCGGCATTAATTTTAATTACTTCTTTACTCTTGCATATTAAAGGAATTGAGTTATCATCAAAAGTAAGTGTGTTTGTCATTTGTATAATTTCACTTCTAATAATTGTGGCTGTTGTCGTTTCTATCCCCTATGTAAAATTAAGTTCTTTTACACCTTTTGTACCAAACGGATGGTCTTCTGTTGGAGCTTCTTCTGTAATTATCTTTTTCTCATTTGTAGGATGGGAAATGATTACCCCATTAGCTGAAGAGTTTAAAAGACCTGCTAAAGATATTTCCATTAGTCTACTTTTAGGGGCAATTTGCATCTCAATTATGTACATTGCAATATCTTTTGTAACAATAGGGACTCACTCATATGGTGATAAGAACCAGATAGCTTCCCTTAGCATTCTAATATCAAAAGGATTAGGACCAATAGGTACATATATAACCACCATTTTAGCAATTTTCATTTCGTTTAGTGCTGTACATGCTAACATTGCAGGTTTTTCAAGAATGATTTACGCTCAGGCTAGAGAAGGACATTTCCCTTCCTTCTTTGCTAAATTACATTCTAAATTCCAAACTCCAACAAGGGTTTTACTAGTTTTAGTCGGAATTTTTAGTTGTATTTTAATTTTTTATGGTATAGCACGACCAAATTTAGAGATGCTTCTAAAAGGCCCTAGTGTAATTTTTATTACCTCGTATATTTTTACAATGCTAGCTGCTCTTAAGTTATTAAAAGTTCAAGATATAGGTTGGTGGATGGCCTTCCTATCGTTAGTTATATGTATTTTTGTATACTCATTTAGTGGTTGGGCGATTTTCTATCCAGTAATCTTATCATTCATAGGTGGGATCTATATACTTATGAATAAAAAGTCCAGCACTGTAATCAATCAACAATTAGATACACTTAATGAAAAATAG
- a CDS encoding tyrosine-type recombinase/integrase yields MNKKNVKENLFIINNQSEYMDTYVEIIKDIVPYLYNNSYVDMVEDKMEVAEKEGKGKYTYLSDIEVIYHFVHLQKDMDEKKNRKEDTKKSYISEILSFCQCMVQHAEEFELDGEEVKQKDSLLKTLQPWHIRKYNSWLKRVENGRNGDTYAVATLAKKTVLIRSFLKHLHVFSYIEKPLHEELQRANVNEQDRPNRDLSYDEVMKILGFYKERGHLVNYTILLALASTGARIQELCTARVKDLHYDGKYWLKVTGKGDKVRELFISEHLYQCICEMRLRRGCQTVLDKGDESPVFINQRGNTYNSKTLSNQVTDMIKKTNLEFLLYRENPVTAHTFRHAFAIMAVEQGNADLYHLMQTLGHENIQTTKIYLEKHMKRKNNVGSTFADMLV; encoded by the coding sequence ATGAATAAAAAAAATGTAAAAGAAAATTTATTTATTATAAACAATCAAAGTGAGTATATGGATACATATGTAGAGATTATAAAAGATATCGTTCCATATCTATATAACAACAGTTATGTAGATATGGTGGAAGATAAGATGGAGGTTGCAGAAAAAGAAGGAAAGGGTAAATATACGTATTTAAGTGACATAGAAGTCATTTATCATTTCGTACATTTACAAAAAGATATGGATGAGAAGAAGAATAGAAAAGAGGATACGAAAAAGAGCTATATCTCAGAAATCTTATCATTTTGTCAGTGCATGGTGCAGCATGCAGAAGAATTTGAATTGGATGGGGAAGAGGTAAAGCAAAAGGACTCTTTATTGAAAACATTGCAACCTTGGCATATTCGTAAATACAATTCGTGGTTGAAACGGGTAGAGAACGGTAGGAATGGTGACACGTATGCAGTCGCGACACTTGCAAAGAAAACAGTGCTCATTCGTTCTTTTCTAAAACATCTACATGTATTTTCTTATATTGAAAAGCCTCTTCATGAAGAACTACAGCGCGCAAATGTGAATGAGCAGGATCGGCCAAATCGGGACCTATCCTATGATGAGGTTATGAAAATTTTAGGATTTTATAAAGAAAGAGGACATTTAGTAAACTATACAATTTTACTGGCTCTAGCAAGTACTGGTGCAAGAATTCAAGAATTGTGCACCGCGAGAGTGAAAGATTTACATTATGACGGAAAGTACTGGTTAAAAGTCACTGGAAAAGGGGATAAAGTGCGTGAACTTTTTATTTCGGAACATTTATATCAATGTATTTGTGAAATGAGGCTAAGAAGAGGATGCCAGACGGTATTGGATAAAGGGGATGAGAGTCCGGTATTTATAAATCAAAGAGGAAATACTTATAACTCTAAAACATTATCGAATCAAGTAACAGATATGATAAAAAAGACAAACTTAGAGTTTCTACTGTATCGTGAAAATCCAGTAACGGCGCATACATTCCGTCATGCTTTTGCAATTATGGCAGTAGAGCAAGGTAATGCAGATTTATATCATTTAATGCAAACACTTGGCCATGAAAATATTCAAACAACTAAAATATATTTAGAAAAGCATATGAAGCGTAAAAACAACGTTGGATCTACTTTTGCTGATATGCTGGTTTGA
- a CDS encoding helix-turn-helix domain-containing protein has translation MTQDLLFITKPTVTTKEAADLLGVTVQTILKKEKDGLIECVYKDNWKQFGSKIFYLEDIERLKNKNEVKGLSTKEVAEILNVAPSTIFTYIKSGKLPATMVEKRGKQVYIIDEEDLEIFMLDYEKTKTKERKTFITKIQDEDIYLYQLLKHLHTGKIARVIEINGGDGKILTEDEEIFPLSTYKEHDYSFEPFHKKAVITKRGYLSFSFKKPQLFNSITYNLINLFYKELGVKNMRLSNSSDTIRLEIKPFVLQVDPLQFQEEIKYLHSHMKSGTILPHVEGIYFKSNVEPLTFHVDHQFKQKVVQMAAGAGMGQEEFLLQAVKSYIRNLEKH, from the coding sequence ATGACACAAGATTTATTGTTCATTACAAAACCTACTGTAACGACAAAAGAAGCAGCCGACTTATTAGGAGTAACGGTACAAACAATTTTAAAAAAAGAAAAAGATGGATTAATAGAATGTGTATATAAAGATAACTGGAAGCAATTCGGTAGTAAGATTTTCTATTTAGAGGATATTGAACGTTTAAAAAATAAAAATGAGGTTAAAGGCCTTAGCACGAAAGAAGTAGCTGAAATCCTTAATGTTGCACCATCTACTATCTTTACGTACATTAAATCTGGAAAATTACCCGCAACAATGGTAGAAAAAAGAGGAAAACAAGTATATATTATTGATGAGGAAGATCTAGAGATTTTTATGCTTGATTATGAAAAAACTAAAACAAAAGAGCGAAAAACATTTATTACTAAGATTCAAGATGAAGATATATATTTATATCAATTATTAAAGCATCTGCATACCGGAAAAATCGCTAGGGTAATAGAGATTAATGGTGGAGACGGCAAGATTCTTACAGAGGACGAAGAAATTTTCCCTCTATCCACTTATAAGGAGCATGATTACTCCTTTGAACCTTTCCATAAAAAAGCGGTAATTACAAAACGAGGGTATTTATCTTTTTCATTTAAAAAACCTCAACTATTTAATTCTATCACTTATAATCTAATAAATTTATTTTATAAAGAGCTAGGTGTTAAAAATATGCGATTAAGTAATTCATCAGATACTATCAGATTAGAAATTAAACCTTTTGTACTACAAGTAGATCCATTGCAGTTTCAAGAGGAAATTAAATACTTACATTCTCATATGAAATCAGGTACGATCCTTCCACATGTAGAAGGAATTTACTTTAAAAGTAATGTAGAGCCATTAACTTTTCATGTGGATCATCAATTCAAACAAAAAGTAGTTCAGATGGCAGCCGGTGCTGGTATGGGACAAGAAGAATTCTTATTGCAAGCAGTAAAATCTTATATAAGAAATTTAGAAAAACATTAG
- the hfq gene encoding RNA chaperone Hfq, with protein MRDLQEQNYEQLKREKNNITLVLKSGVRIPGQIVGLDRFTVLMIVNGKQQLIYKQAISTIAM; from the coding sequence ATGAGGGATTTACAAGAACAAAACTATGAACAATTAAAAAGAGAAAAAAATAACATTACTCTGGTTTTAAAAAGTGGAGTTAGAATACCAGGACAAATTGTTGGATTAGACCGTTTTACTGTTCTAATGATTGTTAATGGAAAACAACAATTAATTTATAAACAAGCTATATCCACAATTGCTATGTAA
- a CDS encoding transglycosylase domain-containing protein: MSENYRSREERRQVKKKKQPAAKKQKAKGKTSFFRKFLVSCLLLGIVGLVAGVATFFVMIKDAPKLEKAKLVNPLSSKIYDKDGKLIYEYGKEKRTNIMYDQIPKLVENAFLATEDARFYEHSGVDYKGTARAALVSLKGDYGSQGGSTITQQVIKNYFLSMEKTSKRKAQEIYLAYKLEQQYSKHEILEMYLNKVYLGNRSYGIATAVQNYYGKELKDLTLPEVAMLAGLMKAPNNYDPTKEQNIKKATERRNVVLKLMNRHGYITKKEMEEASKVPVTEGLKKATEQKEMPYPAFMDAVVKEVEKELPDVNIGSDGLEIYTTLDPKAQGFADKLLNKDIINYPNEKFQGAFTFMDTKTGEVRAIGSGRGENKAVFKGHNIAIELNRSAGSTMKPIFDYAPAIEYLKWATYHQIDDSPYKYSTGQEVRNADRKHLGLITMRDALKTSRNIPAIKTAKEVGINRSKGFSEKLGITFNVAPTESTAIGTNEASPTEIAGAYAAFGNDGKYTRPHFVKKVIYSDGKSKSFEQKSKRVMKDSTAYMITDMLRTFVSSGLGTTANIGSLDIAGKTGTTNYSLEQIAQYNLPESATRDSWFAGYTSQYTMAVWTGYTKDSKDDYISSKNAKIAQLIFKEMMSKFATDKSQFKMPNSVVQEGSELRIKGEKRDSSLNTKTANTTEQPSENKQKEKQKKPEEKKQSEPKSGGDQGNTTPPNNGSDRGNTTPSNNGSDQGNITPPNNGSNRGNTTPSNNGSNRGNTTPPNNGSDQGNTTPPNNGSDQGNTTPPNNGSDQGNTTPPNNGSDRGNTTPPNNGSDQGNTTPPSHDGNTGDAPANNRQ, translated from the coding sequence ATGTCAGAAAATTATCGTTCTCGAGAGGAGCGACGACAAGTTAAAAAGAAAAAACAGCCTGCTGCTAAGAAACAAAAAGCAAAAGGTAAAACATCATTTTTTCGTAAGTTTTTAGTTAGTTGTTTATTACTTGGTATTGTGGGGTTAGTCGCAGGGGTTGCTACCTTTTTCGTTATGATTAAAGATGCTCCAAAACTTGAGAAAGCAAAACTTGTTAATCCGTTATCCTCAAAAATTTATGATAAAGATGGGAAATTGATATATGAATATGGAAAAGAAAAACGAACGAATATTATGTATGATCAGATTCCTAAGTTAGTAGAAAATGCGTTTTTAGCAACAGAAGATGCACGTTTTTACGAGCACAGTGGCGTAGACTATAAAGGTACTGCACGTGCAGCCTTAGTCAGCCTAAAAGGGGATTACGGCTCTCAAGGTGGAAGTACGATTACACAGCAAGTTATTAAGAATTACTTCTTATCGATGGAAAAAACGTCAAAGAGAAAGGCGCAAGAAATATATTTAGCGTATAAGCTAGAACAACAGTATTCAAAACATGAAATTTTAGAAATGTATTTAAATAAAGTTTACTTAGGTAACCGTTCATATGGAATCGCAACAGCAGTCCAAAATTACTATGGTAAGGAATTAAAAGATTTAACACTACCAGAAGTTGCAATGCTTGCTGGTTTAATGAAAGCTCCTAATAACTATGATCCAACGAAAGAACAAAATATCAAAAAAGCAACAGAAAGAAGAAATGTTGTACTTAAATTAATGAATCGACATGGTTATATTACAAAAAAAGAAATGGAAGAAGCATCAAAAGTTCCAGTAACAGAAGGACTTAAGAAAGCAACTGAACAAAAAGAAATGCCCTATCCTGCTTTTATGGATGCGGTTGTGAAAGAAGTTGAAAAAGAGTTGCCAGATGTTAATATCGGATCTGACGGTTTAGAAATTTATACAACATTAGATCCAAAGGCACAGGGTTTTGCGGACAAACTTTTAAATAAAGACATTATTAATTATCCAAATGAGAAATTTCAAGGGGCTTTCACATTTATGGATACGAAAACAGGAGAAGTACGTGCAATTGGTAGCGGGCGTGGTGAAAATAAAGCTGTTTTTAAAGGACATAATATTGCAATTGAATTAAATCGCTCAGCAGGTTCAACGATGAAACCAATTTTTGATTACGCTCCTGCAATTGAATATTTAAAATGGGCTACTTACCATCAAATTGATGACTCTCCATATAAGTACTCAACGGGACAAGAAGTTAGAAATGCTGATAGAAAGCATTTGGGACTAATTACAATGCGTGATGCATTGAAGACTTCCCGAAATATCCCGGCAATAAAAACTGCAAAAGAAGTAGGAATTAATAGATCAAAAGGTTTCTCTGAAAAGCTAGGTATTACATTTAATGTAGCACCGACCGAATCAACAGCGATTGGTACAAATGAAGCGTCACCGACTGAAATTGCAGGTGCTTATGCGGCATTTGGTAATGATGGTAAGTATACGAGGCCACATTTTGTTAAAAAAGTCATTTATTCAGATGGTAAATCAAAAAGCTTTGAGCAAAAGTCAAAACGAGTTATGAAGGATTCTACAGCATATATGATTACTGATATGCTTCGTACTTTTGTTTCATCTGGATTAGGTACAACAGCTAATATAGGTTCTTTAGATATAGCGGGTAAAACAGGTACAACAAACTATTCTTTAGAACAAATAGCACAATATAATCTACCAGAAAGTGCAACTCGTGATAGTTGGTTTGCTGGTTATACATCACAATATACGATGGCAGTATGGACCGGATATACAAAGGATAGTAAAGATGATTATATTAGTAGTAAAAATGCGAAAATAGCTCAATTGATTTTTAAAGAAATGATGAGTAAGTTTGCTACAGATAAGTCGCAATTTAAAATGCCAAACAGTGTGGTTCAAGAAGGTAGCGAATTACGTATTAAAGGTGAGAAGCGTGATTCTTCTCTAAATACGAAAACAGCAAATACAACTGAACAGCCGAGTGAAAATAAGCAAAAAGAAAAACAAAAGAAACCAGAAGAGAAAAAGCAAAGTGAGCCAAAAAGTGGTGGTGACCAGGGAAATACAACGCCACCAAACAATGGTAGTGATCGAGGAAATACAACGCCATCAAACAATGGTAGTGACCAGGGAAATATAACGCCACCAAACAATGGTAGTAATCGAGGAAATACAACGCCATCAAACAATGGTAGTAATCGAGGAAATACAACGCCACCAAACAATGGTAGTGACCAGGGAAATACAACGCCACCAAACAATGGTAGTGACCAGGGAAATACAACGCCACCAAACAATGGTAGTGACCAGGGAAATACAACGCCACCAAACAATGGTAGTGATCGAGGAAATACAACGCCACCAAACAATGGTAGTGACCAAGGAAATACAACGCCACCAAGTCATGATGGGAATACAGGAGATGCTCCGGCTAATAATAGACAATAA
- a CDS encoding IS4 family transposase: protein MSVSVSDELQLFAQEIQSFLSPNILWNLARDVGFVQRTSKYQAKNLVALCVWVSQNVAMTSLTQLSSCLEASTEVLISPEGLNQRFNKAAVQLLQHLLVKLLSKKLAVSMPISSPYTSVFKRIRILDSTAFQLPDVFSSVYPGAGGCSHTAGIKIQLEYDLLSGQFLHIHTGPGKQHDRTYGSLCAPTVTANDLCIRDLGYFHLKDLQYIQDKEAYYISRIKSNTRMYQKNPNPDFFQDGRIKKGTEYIQIDIETLMNSLQPGQTCEIADAYVGMNDKVPARIIVHRLTKQQQQKRLQDQAVRETKKGMKYSPRSKRLSGINVYMTNTPTDIVPMGQVHDWYSLRWQIEILFKTWKSFFQIHHCKKIKPERLECHLYGQLIAILLFSSIMFQMRHLLLIKKKRELSEYKAIYMIKDYFLLLFQTIQKNTQELSKVLLRLFNLLQQNGRKSHRYEKKTVFDILGVVYNCTMSDNQAA from the coding sequence ATGTCTGTTTCTGTGTCTGACGAATTACAACTATTTGCTCAAGAGATTCAAAGCTTTTTATCTCCAAATATCTTATGGAATCTTGCCAGAGATGTTGGTTTTGTACAACGAACCAGTAAGTACCAAGCAAAAAATTTAGTAGCTTTATGTGTATGGGTGAGCCAAAATGTAGCTATGACTTCTTTAACTCAGTTATCTAGCTGTTTAGAAGCATCAACAGAAGTACTCATCAGTCCTGAAGGACTGAATCAACGATTTAATAAGGCGGCCGTCCAACTTTTACAACACCTACTAGTCAAACTACTAAGCAAAAAATTGGCCGTATCTATGCCGATTTCTTCTCCATACACTTCTGTTTTCAAGCGTATTCGTATTTTAGATTCAACTGCATTTCAACTCCCGGATGTATTTTCATCGGTTTATCCAGGTGCAGGAGGCTGCAGCCATACAGCTGGGATAAAAATTCAACTTGAGTATGATTTGTTAAGTGGACAGTTCCTTCATATTCATACAGGTCCAGGTAAACAACATGATCGCACTTACGGCTCTTTGTGTGCCCCAACTGTGACAGCAAATGATTTATGTATCCGAGATTTAGGTTATTTTCATTTAAAAGACCTTCAATATATACAAGATAAAGAGGCCTACTATATCTCTCGTATCAAGTCGAACACACGTATGTATCAAAAAAATCCTAACCCTGATTTTTTTCAAGATGGAAGAATTAAGAAAGGTACAGAGTATATACAGATAGATATAGAGACGTTAATGAACTCCCTTCAACCAGGACAAACGTGTGAAATAGCTGATGCTTATGTAGGAATGAATGATAAAGTGCCAGCTCGTATAATTGTTCATCGATTAACAAAACAACAGCAACAAAAACGCTTACAAGATCAAGCTGTAAGAGAAACAAAGAAAGGAATGAAGTATTCTCCTCGTAGTAAACGACTCAGTGGTATCAATGTATATATGACAAACACCCCTACAGATATTGTCCCGATGGGACAGGTACATGACTGGTATTCTTTGCGTTGGCAAATCGAAATTTTATTTAAAACGTGGAAGTCATTCTTTCAAATTCATCATTGTAAAAAGATAAAACCAGAACGATTGGAATGCCATTTATATGGTCAATTGATTGCCATTCTACTCTTTTCTTCTATCATGTTTCAAATGCGCCATTTGCTCCTTATAAAGAAAAAACGAGAGCTTAGTGAGTATAAAGCCATATATATGATTAAAGACTATTTTCTTCTTCTATTCCAAACTATACAAAAAAACACCCAAGAGCTATCAAAGGTGTTACTTCGCCTATTCAATCTCCTACAGCAAAACGGGAGAAAATCTCATCGATATGAGAAGAAAACAGTCTTTGATATATTAGGTGTCGTTTACAATTGTACCATGTCTGATAATCAAGCCGCTTAA